A single genomic interval of Parvularcula marina harbors:
- a CDS encoding N-6 DNA methylase: MQRPIFKNKPVADEKKLRGGYYTPVELAEYLTAWAIRTGAESILEPSCGDGNFLVAALSRLNQLYGAEPKQSPHLVAVEVLESEIERAQSRCSAQVFPGLTTEWICDDFFASYGDQLKHSSFDVIIGNPPFIRFQYFDPEVRDIAFNHLRDASYRPTKLANAWAAFVQLSVELLKPGGRLAMVVPAELLQVGYASELRDRLSRGFEDIGLIGFRQLVFPQIQQEVVLLLAEGKTERPNNSARIHTVEYINGQDLPSKHDFLDAVQHAPEKYTRSGMKWTSLFLDDREFDALSAAQSHNGLVSLGDLARVEVGVVTGRNSFFVLDQESVKSAKAARFVTKVVGRTNALRSIEFSADDFGQYAARSPAYLLDLSRVTDKKFTKGLQEYIQAGEDAGVNTGYKCRIRKRWYDVPSIYVPDGFMFRQIHQFPLLVSNEAGATSTDTIHRVRIKGDTDIKQLAFRAFNSLTFAWSEVCGRSYGGGVLELEPREAQELPIPDVEIDQQDVRKLDNMLRNARITEALDFADEVLLRRGLGFGVADVKLLRSSWETLRDRRIGRR, translated from the coding sequence ATGCAAAGACCAATATTTAAGAATAAACCTGTTGCAGATGAGAAAAAACTTCGGGGGGGATACTACACTCCTGTTGAGTTGGCGGAGTACCTAACTGCTTGGGCAATTAGAACAGGTGCTGAATCTATCCTTGAGCCGTCGTGTGGCGACGGAAATTTTTTGGTCGCTGCACTGAGTAGACTCAATCAATTGTACGGCGCGGAACCCAAGCAGTCGCCACATTTGGTTGCTGTAGAAGTTCTTGAATCGGAAATTGAAAGAGCGCAGTCCCGCTGTTCTGCTCAAGTTTTCCCTGGTCTGACGACTGAATGGATATGTGACGACTTTTTCGCTTCGTACGGGGATCAACTAAAGCACTCCTCTTTTGATGTGATCATCGGCAATCCGCCGTTTATTCGGTTTCAATACTTTGACCCAGAGGTGCGCGATATTGCATTCAACCATCTCAGGGACGCATCCTATCGTCCAACAAAATTGGCGAATGCCTGGGCGGCCTTCGTTCAACTGTCGGTCGAGCTGCTGAAACCCGGTGGACGTTTGGCGATGGTAGTGCCAGCAGAACTGCTTCAAGTGGGTTACGCCTCCGAATTACGCGACCGACTTTCTAGGGGCTTCGAAGACATCGGGCTGATCGGGTTTCGGCAGCTAGTTTTTCCACAGATCCAACAGGAAGTAGTTTTATTGCTTGCCGAGGGAAAAACAGAGAGGCCGAATAATTCTGCCAGAATACACACAGTGGAATACATCAACGGGCAAGATCTTCCGAGTAAACACGACTTCTTGGATGCTGTGCAGCATGCGCCAGAAAAATACACACGCTCCGGCATGAAATGGACGTCCTTGTTTCTAGATGACAGAGAATTTGATGCACTGAGTGCAGCACAAAGTCACAATGGACTTGTCTCCTTAGGAGATCTAGCGCGTGTCGAAGTGGGTGTTGTCACGGGCCGAAATAGTTTCTTCGTGCTCGATCAAGAATCTGTGAAATCAGCAAAAGCAGCCAGGTTTGTAACGAAAGTGGTTGGTAGAACGAACGCCTTGAGATCGATTGAGTTTTCCGCAGATGACTTCGGTCAGTATGCGGCACGTTCGCCAGCATATTTATTGGACTTGAGCAGGGTTACAGACAAGAAGTTCACGAAGGGGCTTCAAGAATACATTCAGGCTGGTGAAGATGCAGGAGTAAACACTGGTTACAAGTGCCGGATTAGAAAGCGTTGGTATGATGTGCCGTCCATCTATGTTCCAGATGGATTTATGTTTCGTCAAATACATCAGTTCCCTCTGTTGGTATCGAATGAAGCTGGTGCCACATCGACTGACACGATTCACAGGGTGCGAATAAAAGGCGATACTGACATTAAGCAGCTAGCATTTCGCGCATTCAATTCCCTCACCTTTGCTTGGTCAGAGGTGTGTGGCCGTAGCTATGGCGGCGGAGTTCTGGAACTTGAACCTCGTGAGGCGCAGGAACTTCCCATCCCCGATGTCGAGATAGATCAACAGGATGTACGAAAGCTCGACAATATGTTGCGAAATGCGCGCATCACCGAGGCGTTGGATTTCGCCGATGAAGTCCTTCTGCGCAGAGGGTTGGGCTTTGGCGTTGCCGACGTCAAGCTGCTAAGAAGCAGTTGGGAGACGCTCCGTGATCGTCGTATCGGTCGGAGATGA
- a CDS encoding virulence-associated E family protein, giving the protein MSSPRRASHDPTETSSHTEVLTDKAKVAPRDSEVNEAWSFLSRLRAGGPWLLCRKERSGGLKGHLIKSREKLAEWLTACPHDDWYVTIGELHREIHKKPNKEDMAGARWLWVDIDPVGEETVEDIVARLLSMKPDIVVRSGRGAWGLWELDALGTKEEVEAANRVLIGKAGGDACHNIDRLMRLPGSINSKNGQRASWEAVRDPAPRSLADFPKLEEARSVAPVAVETDYLNVDPSDIHDLDIPPKAKEAALQAPQGSRNEAARTFLTSCAAVGVPDELVLGIALSGLPVTDFFVRDKNNGQRSDPVAFAAKQLAKAKEWVKARRADEPSWHETSKEGRPFASYRNAREALGHLDLDIWHDAFSAVDMVEGLPVQTYNGPVGDTALAVLRDMVIVRHGFDPKKEHLRDAFASLAIEHRRDPIVDYLEELTWDGQERLATWMVRAYGAPDTPYVRAVGRLMLRAMCRRAREPGVKYDHMVILEGPQGVGKSLSLSILASERFSDASLFTRDAGRDRAELLQGNWINEVAELEGLTKRDMTDVKAFITQTVDEYRPAYGYHKKRFPRRGILVGTTNEQDWNRDPTGARRFLPVWCEKVDVEWLRANRDQLFAEADAAGDGPLVLPADVIGDAQTEQAARAEAHAWDDVLERMAPEARFAGTDRVSSEYVMRKILALSATDMARRETPRTLRRRMNELGWDGPKTVVLEDSERAKGYTRPTPPNVQQEIPF; this is encoded by the coding sequence ATGAGCAGTCCCCGTCGAGCGAGCCACGACCCGACGGAGACAAGTTCGCATACGGAGGTCCTCACGGACAAGGCGAAGGTAGCTCCGCGCGATTCCGAAGTAAATGAAGCTTGGTCCTTCCTGAGCCGTCTGCGGGCGGGCGGCCCATGGCTGCTCTGCCGCAAAGAACGAAGTGGTGGACTCAAGGGACATCTCATAAAGAGTCGAGAAAAGCTCGCAGAATGGCTGACCGCATGTCCCCACGACGACTGGTACGTCACAATCGGCGAACTCCATCGGGAAATCCACAAGAAGCCCAACAAAGAGGACATGGCTGGTGCTCGCTGGCTCTGGGTCGACATCGATCCGGTGGGCGAAGAGACGGTCGAAGACATCGTTGCCCGTCTCCTGTCGATGAAGCCGGACATCGTGGTCCGGTCGGGGCGAGGTGCATGGGGGCTATGGGAACTCGACGCTCTCGGCACGAAAGAAGAGGTCGAGGCGGCCAACCGTGTCCTTATAGGCAAGGCGGGTGGAGATGCTTGCCACAATATCGACCGCCTTATGCGTCTGCCCGGCTCAATAAACTCGAAGAACGGCCAACGCGCATCTTGGGAAGCGGTTCGCGATCCCGCTCCGCGAAGTCTCGCTGACTTTCCGAAGCTAGAGGAAGCGAGGTCAGTGGCGCCTGTGGCTGTGGAGACAGACTATCTAAATGTCGATCCCTCCGACATTCACGATCTGGACATCCCACCTAAGGCAAAGGAGGCGGCACTACAGGCACCGCAAGGTTCCCGCAACGAAGCGGCCAGAACATTCCTCACTTCCTGCGCGGCGGTGGGCGTGCCGGACGAGCTCGTCCTAGGCATCGCTTTGTCGGGCCTCCCTGTCACCGACTTCTTCGTCCGTGATAAGAACAACGGGCAGCGTTCGGACCCGGTGGCTTTCGCTGCGAAGCAACTGGCGAAGGCAAAGGAATGGGTCAAAGCGCGGCGCGCCGATGAGCCAAGCTGGCACGAGACATCTAAGGAGGGGCGACCCTTCGCCAGCTACCGCAACGCCCGCGAGGCTCTTGGCCACCTCGATCTCGACATTTGGCACGATGCCTTCAGCGCCGTAGATATGGTGGAGGGGCTCCCAGTGCAGACCTACAACGGACCTGTAGGCGACACGGCGCTCGCCGTCTTGCGCGACATGGTGATCGTCCGGCACGGCTTCGATCCGAAGAAGGAGCACCTGCGAGATGCGTTTGCCTCGCTCGCCATCGAGCATCGGCGAGACCCGATTGTCGACTATCTGGAAGAGCTGACCTGGGATGGGCAGGAGCGGCTCGCAACGTGGATGGTCCGCGCATATGGTGCGCCGGACACGCCCTATGTGCGGGCGGTAGGTCGTCTAATGCTCCGGGCCATGTGCCGGAGGGCGCGAGAACCGGGGGTCAAGTATGACCACATGGTGATCCTCGAAGGGCCGCAAGGCGTTGGCAAATCATTGTCGCTGTCGATACTAGCTAGCGAGCGATTTTCCGATGCGAGCCTATTTACTCGAGACGCCGGGCGAGATCGCGCAGAACTCCTACAAGGAAACTGGATCAACGAGGTTGCCGAGTTGGAAGGTCTAACCAAGCGAGACATGACCGACGTGAAGGCGTTCATTACCCAGACAGTCGACGAATACCGTCCCGCCTATGGCTACCACAAGAAACGCTTCCCGAGGCGCGGCATACTTGTAGGCACCACGAACGAGCAGGACTGGAATCGCGACCCGACTGGCGCAAGACGGTTCCTTCCGGTGTGGTGCGAGAAGGTCGATGTGGAATGGCTGCGTGCGAATCGCGACCAGCTCTTCGCCGAGGCGGATGCCGCAGGGGATGGCCCACTGGTCTTGCCAGCAGACGTGATCGGTGACGCACAGACGGAGCAGGCCGCAAGGGCCGAGGCCCATGCGTGGGACGACGTTCTCGAACGCATGGCGCCGGAGGCACGGTTCGCGGGTACCGACCGGGTCAGCTCTGAGTATGTAATGCGGAAGATTTTGGCGCTTTCTGCGACCGACATGGCAAGGCGCGAGACACCCCGCACCTTAAGGCGACGGATGAATGAGCTGGGTTGGGATGGGCCGAAGACGGTTGTCCTAGAGGATAGCGAACGCGCGAAGGGTTATACACGGCCCACGCCGCCAAACGTACAGCAAGAAATACCGTTCTAG
- a CDS encoding polysaccharide biosynthesis/export family protein has protein sequence MRTFLLSALALFLGSAAQAQTQGYELGPNDQIEVMIYGQTEEPLALRVTERGTVTLPLIGAVEADGQSPLQFAERVAQKMKAGGYLKDPIVNVEVLSYQSKAATVLGAVEKPGLQPIIGPEPLSRLLAKAGGVRAGHEIVVLRRPGEAVRTLSMSDVASGVADPVVQPGDVIHVPAPRRFFIYGQVQSPGSYAITEKMTLRQALAFGGGPSNAGSERGLKLYRGGQERSVGDLEAAVQDGDVIFVPERFF, from the coding sequence ATGAGAACGTTCCTTCTTTCCGCCCTCGCCCTATTCCTCGGCAGCGCCGCGCAGGCGCAGACCCAAGGCTATGAGCTGGGCCCGAATGACCAGATCGAGGTCATGATCTATGGCCAGACCGAAGAGCCGCTTGCCCTTCGCGTGACCGAGCGCGGCACGGTGACCCTGCCGCTGATTGGCGCGGTCGAGGCCGATGGCCAGTCGCCACTGCAATTTGCCGAGCGCGTTGCCCAGAAGATGAAGGCCGGCGGGTATCTGAAAGACCCGATCGTCAATGTCGAAGTGCTCTCCTATCAGAGCAAGGCGGCAACCGTTCTTGGCGCGGTCGAAAAGCCGGGCCTGCAACCGATCATCGGGCCAGAGCCATTGTCGCGTCTTCTTGCCAAGGCAGGCGGCGTCCGCGCCGGGCACGAAATCGTTGTCCTGCGCCGCCCCGGTGAAGCCGTCCGGACGCTGAGCATGTCTGACGTCGCGTCCGGCGTCGCCGATCCGGTCGTGCAGCCGGGTGATGTGATCCATGTCCCCGCCCCGCGGCGTTTCTTTATCTATGGGCAGGTCCAGTCACCGGGCAGCTATGCGATCACCGAGAAAATGACCCTGCGTCAGGCGCTGGCATTTGGCGGTGGCCCGAGCAATGCAGGCTCAGAACGCGGCCTCAAGCTCTATCGCGGCGGGCAGGAACGCTCGGTCGGTGATCTGGAGGCCGCCGTGCAGGATGGCGATGTCATCTTCGTGCCGGAGCGGTTCTTCTAA
- a CDS encoding GumC family protein — protein MSVPGSHYDQGAGLYPSDPKGVDSVSLRDLIVIAAARFPLMLAVAAAVLVIGAGYVLTRSTVYRADTTIIVEPQTSGLLAAESAARGRAETEMMMRNQVEILQSRPVLQRVAEELSLVKEGGDMDEMIDRLQRRTRIRFQEGSGVITIIARTPNAELSANIANELADAYLAVQSEYRQSLEQSTSEQLAVRVAELAEDVREAEEALNTFQVENDLTDVAGNQSLTGLQLADLNRELAAARSSLTAATAKVNQARQLRQSGASLETLSDVLASPLISQLRQRQTDLNREAAQLRERLGPNHPDVIEMAAEQRELRSSINQQIGRFIQQLQNDVDVAQARVSTLEEQLAGIQGTFEEQSEKRIQLRELERNVQTRQEIYLATLSRLGQSAPGNDGLAPDARILSAAVPPTAPASTSKLVLLAFMIPFGLAAGYGVALAIEILTGSGFRSDMAISRHLGVPVLATVPSLRELNKNRETAVLVMSRRVIDNPRSPHSAAIRDVAALLKRPTDGNRRVVAITSTLPSEGATALSLSAGRALAEDGRKTVLVDADVLHPTVPRPSELKHEGPSLGDYLEGKAALPSITIKDLASPLHIIANLREVMIDAATAAEGVAALMEKLAGEYDNVIVKAPPLLSGRRTGPIYKAADDILLSVRWELTPRDAIVSALHHLGEDRAKLEGVVLFDVDERRHEVYTHGLLTRGILPKGFLGRAS, from the coding sequence ATGAGCGTTCCCGGTTCCCATTATGATCAGGGTGCAGGCCTGTACCCATCAGATCCGAAAGGTGTCGATTCTGTATCATTACGGGATTTGATCGTCATTGCTGCTGCACGCTTCCCGTTGATGCTGGCTGTTGCCGCCGCTGTTCTCGTGATCGGCGCCGGTTACGTTCTGACCCGCAGCACGGTCTATCGCGCTGACACAACGATCATCGTTGAGCCGCAGACAAGTGGCCTGCTCGCCGCGGAAAGCGCCGCAAGAGGCCGCGCGGAAACCGAAATGATGATGCGCAATCAGGTTGAGATCCTGCAGTCGCGTCCGGTCCTGCAACGCGTTGCCGAGGAGCTGTCGCTCGTCAAAGAAGGCGGCGACATGGACGAGATGATCGACCGTCTGCAGCGCCGTACCCGGATCCGTTTCCAGGAAGGCTCAGGCGTCATCACTATTATCGCTCGCACACCGAACGCCGAGCTGTCCGCGAATATCGCCAATGAGCTGGCTGACGCCTATCTCGCTGTTCAATCCGAATATCGTCAGTCCCTTGAGCAAAGCACGTCCGAACAGCTGGCCGTCCGGGTTGCCGAACTCGCTGAAGATGTGCGTGAGGCCGAAGAAGCGCTGAACACATTCCAGGTCGAGAATGATCTGACGGATGTCGCAGGCAACCAGTCGCTGACCGGGCTTCAGCTTGCCGATCTCAACCGTGAGCTGGCCGCAGCCCGTAGCTCGCTGACCGCAGCCACTGCCAAGGTCAATCAGGCGCGCCAGCTTCGCCAGTCCGGTGCCAGCCTAGAGACCCTGTCCGATGTTCTTGCCTCGCCCCTGATCTCCCAATTGCGTCAGCGCCAGACGGATCTGAACCGTGAGGCCGCTCAGCTTCGCGAACGGCTCGGCCCGAACCACCCGGACGTCATCGAAATGGCGGCAGAACAGCGCGAATTGCGCAGCAGTATCAACCAGCAGATAGGCCGCTTCATTCAGCAACTCCAGAATGATGTTGATGTTGCCCAAGCTCGCGTCTCGACACTTGAGGAACAGCTTGCCGGTATTCAGGGTACGTTCGAAGAGCAAAGCGAGAAGCGCATCCAGCTGCGCGAGCTTGAGCGCAATGTGCAGACCCGGCAGGAGATTTATCTCGCCACCCTCTCACGCCTTGGCCAGAGCGCGCCGGGTAATGACGGTCTGGCGCCCGATGCACGGATCCTCTCCGCCGCTGTGCCACCTACCGCGCCAGCCTCGACCTCAAAGCTCGTCCTGCTCGCTTTCATGATCCCATTTGGACTCGCAGCAGGTTATGGCGTCGCGCTCGCTATTGAGATCCTGACCGGGAGCGGATTCCGCTCTGATATGGCTATCAGCCGCCATCTCGGCGTGCCGGTGCTGGCAACCGTGCCGTCCTTGCGCGAGCTGAACAAGAATCGCGAGACGGCAGTCCTCGTTATGTCCCGCCGGGTCATCGATAATCCGCGTTCGCCGCATAGTGCAGCGATCCGCGATGTCGCGGCCCTCCTGAAACGCCCGACCGACGGCAACCGCCGGGTCGTTGCGATCACCTCCACCCTGCCCTCAGAAGGCGCAACAGCGCTTTCGCTCTCAGCTGGCCGCGCGCTTGCCGAGGATGGCCGCAAGACGGTGCTGGTCGATGCGGATGTGCTGCACCCGACCGTGCCGCGCCCGTCCGAACTGAAACATGAAGGCCCGTCGCTCGGTGATTACCTCGAAGGTAAGGCCGCTCTGCCCTCGATTACGATCAAGGATCTGGCCTCACCGCTCCACATCATCGCAAACCTCCGTGAGGTGATGATCGATGCAGCCACCGCCGCCGAGGGCGTCGCCGCGCTGATGGAAAAGCTCGCCGGCGAATATGACAATGTCATCGTCAAGGCGCCGCCGCTTCTGTCGGGCCGCCGGACCGGACCGATCTACAAGGCTGCAGACGACATCCTTCTGTCGGTGCGCTGGGAGCTGACCCCGCGCGATGCGATCGTCAGCGCCCTGCACCATTTGGGTGAGGACCGCGCAAAACTCGAAGGCGTCGTCCTTTTCGATGTCGATGAGCGCCGCCACGAGGTCTACACTCACGGCCTTCTGACCCGGGGGATCCTGCCCAAGGGCTTCCTTGGCCGGGCCAGCTGA
- a CDS encoding glycosyltransferase, with the protein MNKNGENTPVTAWVLMTVYRGDDAAALDDALKSILINQTRTPDGAMIVIDGPVGPELNGVLDTYKDKSPCPFTVMPLSENGGLSLALNVGLQAIPEDVTYVIRHDADDISRPYRLAEQIEFMEQRPEVGMASGQVSIFEGTPENPVGSRYLPAGIDLRDYSRWRTPINHSCTIIRASALTQEREDYPDTRLPFEDWWLSLRFSKRGWPIEAIDSVQMDFRGGPAMIERRRGFAYVKKEITFFEQIIDEGLMSRFDAMKNLAVRTPARLIPASLGRFVYKRALHRKSGNDEAAA; encoded by the coding sequence ATGAATAAGAACGGGGAGAATACGCCCGTCACGGCCTGGGTGCTGATGACTGTCTATCGCGGAGACGACGCCGCCGCGCTTGATGACGCGCTGAAAAGCATTCTGATTAATCAGACGCGCACTCCTGATGGTGCGATGATCGTGATCGACGGCCCCGTCGGACCGGAGCTGAACGGTGTCCTCGACACCTATAAGGATAAGTCACCCTGCCCGTTTACCGTGATGCCGCTGTCTGAGAATGGCGGCCTCAGCCTTGCGCTCAATGTCGGACTGCAGGCGATTCCCGAAGATGTGACCTACGTTATCCGGCATGACGCCGATGACATCTCGCGGCCCTACCGGCTCGCCGAGCAGATTGAATTCATGGAGCAACGTCCCGAAGTGGGCATGGCCAGCGGCCAGGTCTCGATCTTTGAAGGCACGCCGGAGAACCCTGTCGGCTCACGTTATCTGCCGGCGGGAATCGATCTGCGCGATTATTCACGCTGGCGGACACCGATAAACCATAGCTGCACGATCATCCGCGCCTCTGCCCTGACGCAGGAGCGCGAAGATTATCCCGATACGAGACTGCCCTTCGAGGACTGGTGGTTGTCCTTGCGATTCTCCAAACGCGGGTGGCCGATCGAGGCGATTGATAGTGTACAGATGGATTTCCGCGGTGGCCCGGCCATGATCGAGCGGCGGCGCGGGTTTGCCTATGTAAAGAAGGAGATAACCTTCTTCGAGCAGATCATAGATGAAGGGCTGATGTCTCGTTTTGATGCCATGAAGAATCTGGCCGTCAGAACACCAGCACGCCTCATCCCGGCGTCGCTTGGCCGTTTCGTCTACAAAAGGGCACTGCACCGAAAATCGGGCAATGACGAGGCGGCTGCATAG
- a CDS encoding terminase large subunit domain-containing protein: MAQMSPFQLSVLKTPETANLALLGARGGGKTTAAVLLALRHVQQYGEDASVLIVRRTFRSLSQFEDEMLSLLGAVSGGAHSFNRAEHIARFNGATIELSAIEDQRGYDRLQGKSYTLIIVDEVTQYPSERLLRLLRSNLRGPGHVPTRVVYCGNPGGPLHGRIYERHVRGRRSHVPYELELADSDETETWITINSGPADNPFIDTQAYIRRLREACHGDPVRLQQWLFGSWEQGSGLMWPMFDSSVHVISWDAPVDPDQFVPRVGIDFGLSAPSCAHLGIRAKRDLTFPDGRRLPRDSVIVVDEVSDVIWQDDNLNTSSEWGPDRLAERVASMCANHGVHRPSGVVDNYRGIQGDDVINVMRQTGQFWNLTLPKKGRRAERWALMGSMLTAATEQNPSRPHLFVSERCKFLIHAIGNSVRDEKDPDDVADTPHCPDHPLDSCTYMLAEQRVQRVTSSRLVGVY; the protein is encoded by the coding sequence ATGGCTCAGATGTCACCCTTCCAGCTCTCGGTATTAAAGACGCCAGAGACCGCCAATCTGGCTCTCTTGGGCGCGAGGGGCGGAGGAAAGACTACAGCCGCCGTCCTGTTGGCGCTGCGTCACGTGCAGCAGTACGGCGAGGACGCAAGTGTTCTAATTGTCCGCCGCACCTTCCGCTCTCTTTCTCAGTTCGAGGATGAGATGTTGTCCCTCTTGGGTGCTGTGAGTGGCGGAGCGCACAGCTTCAACCGAGCCGAGCACATTGCACGATTCAATGGAGCGACCATCGAGCTGTCCGCCATAGAGGATCAGCGCGGATATGACCGCCTTCAGGGCAAGAGCTACACCCTCATCATCGTCGACGAGGTCACTCAGTACCCGTCTGAGAGACTGCTGCGCCTGCTGCGGTCCAACCTGCGCGGGCCCGGCCACGTGCCCACGCGCGTGGTCTACTGTGGCAACCCCGGCGGCCCCCTTCATGGGCGAATCTACGAACGCCATGTCAGGGGACGCCGAAGCCATGTCCCATACGAACTCGAGCTGGCTGACAGCGACGAGACGGAGACATGGATCACGATCAATTCTGGTCCGGCTGACAACCCCTTCATCGACACGCAGGCATACATTCGTCGTCTGCGCGAGGCCTGCCACGGCGACCCAGTGAGACTGCAACAATGGCTCTTCGGATCTTGGGAGCAGGGCTCCGGCCTAATGTGGCCCATGTTTGACTCATCCGTCCACGTTATATCATGGGACGCTCCCGTGGACCCGGACCAGTTCGTGCCCCGTGTGGGCATTGACTTCGGCCTCTCCGCGCCGTCCTGCGCCCATCTCGGCATCCGCGCCAAGCGTGACCTGACCTTCCCCGATGGGAGGAGGCTGCCCCGTGACAGCGTCATCGTCGTTGACGAGGTGTCCGACGTCATCTGGCAGGACGACAACCTCAACACCTCCTCGGAGTGGGGCCCTGATCGTCTAGCAGAGAGGGTCGCCTCGATGTGTGCCAATCATGGTGTTCATCGTCCCTCTGGCGTGGTCGACAATTACAGGGGCATTCAGGGTGACGATGTCATCAACGTCATGCGCCAGACAGGGCAGTTCTGGAACTTGACTCTGCCCAAGAAGGGCCGCCGCGCGGAGCGCTGGGCGCTCATGGGCTCGATGTTGACCGCCGCCACCGAGCAGAACCCAAGTCGTCCGCATCTCTTCGTCAGCGAGCGCTGCAAATTTCTCATTCACGCCATAGGCAACTCGGTCCGGGATGAGAAGGACCCGGACGACGTGGCCGACACGCCTCATTGCCCGGATCACCCGTTAGATTCGTGCACGTACATGCTGGCCGAGCAACGCGTGCAACGTGTCACATCCAGCCGACTGGTCGGCGTCTACTGA
- a CDS encoding sugar transferase: MRAALKDRAFEPGPVLDLDFAPVETVDDFQIERQTTFSDQIKRLGDILVSGTLLLFIAPLFITLALLVRRDGGPAMFAHERVGRDGKSFKCLKFRSMRVDSQEALRKHLAADPEARREWAERQKLKNDVRITKIGRTLRLWSLDELPQLINVFRGDMSLIGPRPITAHELSRYGSRAKFYLQCTPGISGLWQVSGRNNTTYRRRVAIDTVYAKRRSIALDMSIILRTIPTVLLRRGAE, encoded by the coding sequence ATGCGTGCGGCGTTAAAGGACCGGGCCTTTGAACCTGGTCCCGTACTCGATTTGGATTTTGCTCCGGTCGAGACTGTAGATGACTTCCAGATCGAGCGTCAGACGACGTTCTCTGACCAAATCAAGCGGCTTGGCGACATCCTTGTTTCGGGTACGTTGCTTCTTTTCATTGCCCCTCTCTTTATCACCCTTGCCCTGCTCGTTCGCCGCGATGGCGGCCCGGCCATGTTCGCCCATGAGCGCGTCGGCCGTGACGGCAAGAGCTTCAAATGCCTCAAATTCCGCTCCATGCGCGTTGATTCGCAGGAAGCCCTGCGCAAGCATCTGGCTGCTGATCCGGAAGCGCGCCGCGAATGGGCCGAGCGCCAGAAGCTCAAGAACGATGTGCGAATCACCAAGATCGGCCGCACGCTGAGATTATGGAGCCTTGATGAGCTGCCGCAGCTGATCAACGTCTTCCGCGGCGATATGAGCCTCATCGGCCCGCGCCCGATCACGGCGCATGAACTTTCCCGTTACGGGTCACGCGCCAAATTCTACCTGCAATGCACGCCGGGCATTTCCGGCCTGTGGCAAGTCAGCGGGCGGAACAACACGACCTATCGCCGGCGCGTCGCTATCGATACGGTCTATGCCAAGCGCCGCTCGATCGCGCTTGATATGTCGATCATCCTTCGGACCATCCCCACCGTCCTGTTGCGGCGAGGGGCGGAGTAG